A genomic window from Oceanobacillus timonensis includes:
- a CDS encoding DUF2642 domain-containing protein codes for MANLTERQRKLVNLLNQLSQNVVTANSANDTSNDSTLSNNLSLNLPGFSLDANNNLNLGFGNRGGGTPTPPSTPTSIREVLQGLVNEQVQVTTPFDTISGTLLTVQDDYVVIIEASGAQVLVQIDKIEFVSNS; via the coding sequence TTGGCTAATTTAACAGAACGGCAAAGAAAGTTAGTGAATTTATTAAACCAGTTGTCTCAAAACGTAGTTACAGCTAATAGCGCCAATGATACCAGTAATGATAGCACGCTAAGTAATAATTTATCTCTGAATCTGCCCGGGTTCAGTTTAGACGCTAATAATAATTTAAATTTAGGTTTCGGTAATAGGGGGGGAGGCACACCAACGCCTCCAAGCACTCCGACAAGCATTAGAGAAGTCCTCCAGGGTTTAGTAAATGAACAAGTGCAGGTTACAACTCCTTTTGATACAATATCTGGAACACTGCTTACTGTCCAAGATGACTATGTTGTGATTATTGAAGCTTCTGGTGCTCAAGTGCTAGTCCAAATTGACAAAATTGAATTTGTCAGTAATTCGTAA